A single genomic interval of Hippoglossus stenolepis isolate QCI-W04-F060 chromosome 24, HSTE1.2, whole genome shotgun sequence harbors:
- the LOC118103206 gene encoding sodium-driven chloride bicarbonate exchanger isoform X1, whose translation MDITDQGAQMEPLLPTEQSSQENADVRTDEEAVVDRGGTRSMLNTNFEKEELEGHRTLYIGVHVPLGRRSHRRHRHHGHKHRKRSKERDSSAEDERESPSHTDTPAQRVQFLLGTEDGDEEHIPHALFTELDEICLREGEDAEWKETARWLKFEEDVEDGGERWSKPYVATLSLHSLFELRSCIMNGTVMLDMRANSLEEIADMVLDQHEVSGPVGQDARKRIREALLKQHHHQNHKKLANRIPIVRSFADIGKKQSEPHSMDKNGQTVSPQSQPANNEGKQDVSRENSAVDFSKIDLHFMKKIPPGAEASNVLVGELEFLDRPVVAFVRLSPAVLLNGLAEVPITTRFLFILLGPLGKGPQYHEIGRSIATLMTDEVFHDVAYKAKDRNDLVAGIDEFLDQVTVLPPGEWDPSIRIEPPKNVPSQEKRKLPPVPNGVTDLGESEEHGGHGGPELQRTGRLFGGLILDIKRKAPHYLSDYTDALSLQCLASFLFLYCACMSPVITFGGLLGEATEGRVSAIESLFGASMTGIAYSLVAGQPLTILGSTGPVLVFEKILFKFCKEYGLSYLSLRACIGLWTAFFCLLLVATDASSLVCYITRFTEEAFASLICIIFIYEALEKLLHLGVHYPINKNNNLQTLTQYSCACVEPRYPSNETLQFWEERNVTSSHVNWTMLEVKECEMLHGEFEGTACGPHGPYIPDVLFWCVLLFFSTVFMSAFLKEFKTSRYFPTKVRAIISDFAVFITILTMVLVDYALGIPSPKLQVPDKFRPTRDDRGWLINPVGPNPWWTTIITFIPALLCTILIFMDQQITAVIINRKEHKLKKGCGYHLDLFVVGVMLGVCSVMGLPWFVAATVLSISHVNSLKLESECSAPGEQPKFLGIREQRFTGLMIFTLMGCSVFMTSVLKFIPMPVLYGVFLYMGASSLRGIQFFDRLKLFGMPAKHQPDFIYLRHVPLRKVHLFTIVQLTCLALLWIIKTSKAAIVFPMMVLALVFIRKVLDFIFTKRELSWLDDLMPEWKKKKLEDAAEEEEHSIIVEEEGIVQLPLEGHYKSDPATVNITDEMSKGSFGNVWKSVSPVESTKKEPSAKSCSKGGEKREKRQKRRRHDKSLDRETSL comes from the exons atggACATCACGGACCAAGGAGCTCAAATGGAGCCGCTCTTACCAACG GAACAAAGTTCCCAAGAAAATGCAGATGTG AGAACTGATGAGGAGGCAGTGGTGGACCGCGGGGGCACACGCTCCATGCTCAACACCAACTTTGAGAAGGAAGAGCTCGAAG GTCACCGCACTCTCTACATCGGGGTCCATGTGCCCCTGGGCAGGAGGTCGCACCGACGTCACCGTCACcacggacacaaacacaggaagaggTCCAAGGAGAGGGACTCCTCGGCCGAGGATGAACGAGAATCCCCCTCGCACA CAGACACACCAGCTCAGAGGGTGCAGTTTCTCCTGGGGACAGAGGATGGGGATGAGGAACACATCCCCCACGCCCTATTTACCGAACTGGATGAAATCTGTCtcagggagggagaggacgCAGAATGGAAAGAGACAGCCAG gtgGTTAAAGTTtgaggaggatgtggaggatGGCGGTGAGCGGTGGAGTAAACCATATGTAGCCACTCTGTCTCTACACAGTCTTTTCGAGCTCCGCAGCTGCATCATGAACGGCACTGTGATGCTGGACATGAGGGCCAACTCACTGGAGGAGATTGCAG acaTGGTTCTGGATCAGCACGAGGTGTCGGGCCCCGTCGGGCAGGATGCCAGGAAGAGGATCCGCGAGGCCCTGCTCAAACAGCACCACCACCAAAACCACAAGAAACTGGCCAACCGCATCCCCATTGTCCGCTCCTTTGCTGATATCGGCAAGAAGCAGTCAGAGCCTCATTCCATGGACAAGAATG GCCAAACGGTCTCGCCTCAGTCCCAGCCGGCCAACAACGAGGGCAAACAGGACGTCAGCCGAGAAAACAGTGCTGTGGACTTCAGCAAG ATTGACCTCCACTTCATGAAGAAGATCCCTCCCGGTGCTGAGGCGTCCAACGTCCTGGTGGGGGAGCTGGAATTCCTCGACCGCCCCGTTGTGGCTTTTGTCCGCCTCTCCCCCGCCGTGCTGCTCAACGGCCTGGCTGAGGTTCCCATCACCACCAG GTTTCTTTTCATCCTTCTTGGCCCTCTGGGAAAAGGTCCACAGTATCATGAAATTGGCCGGTCTATTGCCACGCTGATGACTGATGAG GTTTTCCATGATGTTGCGTACAAAGCCAAAGACAGGAACGACCTGGTGGCCGGCATCGATGAGTTTCTGGACCAGGTGACGGTGTTGCCCCCTGGAGAGTGGGACCCCTCCATCAGAATAGAGCCTCCCAAAAATGTGCCCTCTCAG GAAAAGCGCAAGCTTCCTCCCGTTCCCAACGGTGTGACGGATCTTGGAGAGTCAGAGGAACACGGAGGGCACGGTGGCCCTGAGCTCCAGCGCACGGGGAG ATTGTTTGGCGGCTTGATCCTGGACATCAAGCGAAAGGCCCCCCACTACCTTTCCGACTACACAGATGCCCTGAGCCTGCAGTGTCTggcctccttcctcttcctctactgCGCCTGCATGTCACCTGTCATCACCTTTGGAGGACTCCTGGGGGAGGCCACAGAGGGTCGTGTG AGCGCTATCGAGTCCCTGTTCGGAGCCTCCATGACTGGAATAGCCTACTCTCTGGTAGCGGGTCAGCCTCTCACCATCCTGGGCAGCACGGGCCCTGTTCTCGTCTTTGAGAAGATCCTCTTCAAGTTCTGCAA GGAGTATGGCCTCTCCTACCTCTCCCTGAGGGCCTGTATTGGCCTGTGGACGGCCttcttctgtctgctgctggtgGCCACTGATGCCAGCTCGCTTGTCTGTTACATCACACGCTTCACTGAGGAAGCTTTTGCTTCACTTATCTGCATCATCTTCATCTACGAGGCCCTGGAGAAGCTTCTCCACCTGGGGGTGCATTACCccatcaataaaaacaacaatctccAGACGCTCACACAGTACTC atgtgcgtgtgtggagCCCAGATACCCCAGCAATGAGACTCTACAGTTCTGGGAGGAGAGGAACGTCACATCCTCACATGTGAACTGGACCATGCTGGAGGTCAAG GAGTGCGAGATGTTGCACGGCGAGTTCGAGGGCACCGCCTGTGGCCCCCACGGGCCTTACATCCCCGACGTCCTCTTCTGGTGcgtgctcctcttcttctccaccgTCTTCATGTCCGCCTTCCTCAAGGAGTTCAAGACGAGTCGTTACTTCCCGACCAAG GTTCGAGCCATCATCAGCGACTTTGCCGTCTTCATCACCATCCTCACTATGGTTCTTGTAGATTATGCCCTGGGGATCCCCTCACCTAAATTACAGGTCCCCGACAAGTTCAGA CCAACCAGAGATGATCGTGGCTGGCTCATAAACCCTGTGGGGCCCAACCCCTGGTggaccaccatcatcaccttcatcccAGCTCTGCTCTGCACCATCCTCATTTTCATGGACCAGCAGATCACGGCCGTCATCATAAACAGGAAGGAGCACAAACTGAAG AAAGGCTGTGGCTATCACCTGGACCTGTTTGTGGTGGGGGTGATGCTGGGAGTGTGCTCTGTGATGGGCCTGCCGTGGTTCGTGGCAGCTACCGTGCTCTCCATCTCCCACGTGAACAGCCTGAAGCTGGAGTCTGAGTGCTCCGCCCCCGGGGAGCAGCCCAAGTTCCTGGGCATCCGAGAGCAGCGATTCACCGGCCTCATGATCTTCACGCTGATGGGCTGCTCCGTCTTCATGACCTCCGTGCTGAAG TTCATCCCCATGCCCGTGCTGTACGGGGTCTTTCTCTACATGGGGGCTTCCTCACTCAGAGGTATTCAG TTCTTTGACCGACTGAAGCTGTTCGGCATGCCGGCCAAACATCAGCCAGACTTCATCTACCTTCGCCACGTCCCTCTGAGGAAGGTACACCTCTTCACCATCGTCCAGCTCACCTGCTTGGCCCTGCTGTGGATCATCAAGACGTCCAAAGCTGCCATCGTCTTCCCCATGATG GTCCTGGCCCTGGTGTTCATCCGTAAAGTGTTGGACTTCATCTTCACCAAGAGAGAGCTGAGCTGGCTGGACGACCTGATGCCcgagtggaagaagaagaagttggaGGATGCGGCAGAagag GAGGAACACAGTATTATTGTAGAGGAGGAAGGCATTGTGCAATTGCCACTGGAGGGCCACTACAA GAGTGACCCAGCCACAGTGAACATCACTGACGAGATGTCCAAAGGTTCCTTCGGGAATGTATGGAAGAGCGTCAGCCCTGTGGAGAGCACCAAGAAGGAACCAAGCGCTAAGAG TTGTTCCAAAGGTGGCGAAAAGCGCGAAAAGCGCCAGAAGCGGCGGAGGCACGACAAGAGCTTGGACAGGGAGACAAGTTTGTGA
- the LOC118103206 gene encoding sodium-driven chloride bicarbonate exchanger isoform X4, translating into MDITDQGAQMEPLLPTEQSSQENADVRTDEEAVVDRGGTRSMLNTNFEKEELEGHRTLYIGVHVPLGRRSHRRHRHHGHKHRKRSKERDSSAEDERESPSHTDTPAQRVQFLLGTEDGDEEHIPHALFTELDEICLREGEDAEWKETARWLKFEEDVEDGGERWSKPYVATLSLHSLFELRSCIMNGTVMLDMRANSLEEIADMVLDQHEVSGPVGQDARKRIREALLKQHHHQNHKKLANRIPIVRSFADIGKKQSEPHSMDKNGQTVSPQSQPANNEGKQDVSRENSAVDFSKIDLHFMKKIPPGAEASNVLVGELEFLDRPVVAFVRLSPAVLLNGLAEVPITTRFLFILLGPLGKGPQYHEIGRSIATLMTDEVFHDVAYKAKDRNDLVAGIDEFLDQVTVLPPGEWDPSIRIEPPKNVPSQEKRKLPPVPNGVTDLGESEEHGGHGGPELQRTGRLFGGLILDIKRKAPHYLSDYTDALSLQCLASFLFLYCACMSPVITFGGLLGEATEGRVSAIESLFGASMTGIAYSLVAGQPLTILGSTGPVLVFEKILFKFCKEYGLSYLSLRACIGLWTAFFCLLLVATDASSLVCYITRFTEEAFASLICIIFIYEALEKLLHLGVHYPINKNNNLQTLTQYSCACVEPRYPSNETLQFWEERNVTSSHVNWTMLEVKECEMLHGEFEGTACGPHGPYIPDVLFWCVLLFFSTVFMSAFLKEFKTSRYFPTKVRAIISDFAVFITILTMVLVDYALGIPSPKLQVPDKFRPTRDDRGWLINPVGPNPWWTTIITFIPALLCTILIFMDQQITAVIINRKEHKLKKGCGYHLDLFVVGVMLGVCSVMGLPWFVAATVLSISHVNSLKLESECSAPGEQPKFLGIREQRFTGLMIFTLMGCSVFMTSVLKFIPMPVLYGVFLYMGASSLRGIQFFDRLKLFGMPAKHQPDFIYLRHVPLRKVHLFTIVQLTCLALLWIIKTSKAAIVFPMMVLALVFIRKVLDFIFTKRELSWLDDLMPEWKKKKLEDAAEEEEHSIIVEEEGIVQLPLEGHYKSDPATVNITDEMSKGSFGNVWKSVSPVESTKKEPSAKSSPS; encoded by the exons atggACATCACGGACCAAGGAGCTCAAATGGAGCCGCTCTTACCAACG GAACAAAGTTCCCAAGAAAATGCAGATGTG AGAACTGATGAGGAGGCAGTGGTGGACCGCGGGGGCACACGCTCCATGCTCAACACCAACTTTGAGAAGGAAGAGCTCGAAG GTCACCGCACTCTCTACATCGGGGTCCATGTGCCCCTGGGCAGGAGGTCGCACCGACGTCACCGTCACcacggacacaaacacaggaagaggTCCAAGGAGAGGGACTCCTCGGCCGAGGATGAACGAGAATCCCCCTCGCACA CAGACACACCAGCTCAGAGGGTGCAGTTTCTCCTGGGGACAGAGGATGGGGATGAGGAACACATCCCCCACGCCCTATTTACCGAACTGGATGAAATCTGTCtcagggagggagaggacgCAGAATGGAAAGAGACAGCCAG gtgGTTAAAGTTtgaggaggatgtggaggatGGCGGTGAGCGGTGGAGTAAACCATATGTAGCCACTCTGTCTCTACACAGTCTTTTCGAGCTCCGCAGCTGCATCATGAACGGCACTGTGATGCTGGACATGAGGGCCAACTCACTGGAGGAGATTGCAG acaTGGTTCTGGATCAGCACGAGGTGTCGGGCCCCGTCGGGCAGGATGCCAGGAAGAGGATCCGCGAGGCCCTGCTCAAACAGCACCACCACCAAAACCACAAGAAACTGGCCAACCGCATCCCCATTGTCCGCTCCTTTGCTGATATCGGCAAGAAGCAGTCAGAGCCTCATTCCATGGACAAGAATG GCCAAACGGTCTCGCCTCAGTCCCAGCCGGCCAACAACGAGGGCAAACAGGACGTCAGCCGAGAAAACAGTGCTGTGGACTTCAGCAAG ATTGACCTCCACTTCATGAAGAAGATCCCTCCCGGTGCTGAGGCGTCCAACGTCCTGGTGGGGGAGCTGGAATTCCTCGACCGCCCCGTTGTGGCTTTTGTCCGCCTCTCCCCCGCCGTGCTGCTCAACGGCCTGGCTGAGGTTCCCATCACCACCAG GTTTCTTTTCATCCTTCTTGGCCCTCTGGGAAAAGGTCCACAGTATCATGAAATTGGCCGGTCTATTGCCACGCTGATGACTGATGAG GTTTTCCATGATGTTGCGTACAAAGCCAAAGACAGGAACGACCTGGTGGCCGGCATCGATGAGTTTCTGGACCAGGTGACGGTGTTGCCCCCTGGAGAGTGGGACCCCTCCATCAGAATAGAGCCTCCCAAAAATGTGCCCTCTCAG GAAAAGCGCAAGCTTCCTCCCGTTCCCAACGGTGTGACGGATCTTGGAGAGTCAGAGGAACACGGAGGGCACGGTGGCCCTGAGCTCCAGCGCACGGGGAG ATTGTTTGGCGGCTTGATCCTGGACATCAAGCGAAAGGCCCCCCACTACCTTTCCGACTACACAGATGCCCTGAGCCTGCAGTGTCTggcctccttcctcttcctctactgCGCCTGCATGTCACCTGTCATCACCTTTGGAGGACTCCTGGGGGAGGCCACAGAGGGTCGTGTG AGCGCTATCGAGTCCCTGTTCGGAGCCTCCATGACTGGAATAGCCTACTCTCTGGTAGCGGGTCAGCCTCTCACCATCCTGGGCAGCACGGGCCCTGTTCTCGTCTTTGAGAAGATCCTCTTCAAGTTCTGCAA GGAGTATGGCCTCTCCTACCTCTCCCTGAGGGCCTGTATTGGCCTGTGGACGGCCttcttctgtctgctgctggtgGCCACTGATGCCAGCTCGCTTGTCTGTTACATCACACGCTTCACTGAGGAAGCTTTTGCTTCACTTATCTGCATCATCTTCATCTACGAGGCCCTGGAGAAGCTTCTCCACCTGGGGGTGCATTACCccatcaataaaaacaacaatctccAGACGCTCACACAGTACTC atgtgcgtgtgtggagCCCAGATACCCCAGCAATGAGACTCTACAGTTCTGGGAGGAGAGGAACGTCACATCCTCACATGTGAACTGGACCATGCTGGAGGTCAAG GAGTGCGAGATGTTGCACGGCGAGTTCGAGGGCACCGCCTGTGGCCCCCACGGGCCTTACATCCCCGACGTCCTCTTCTGGTGcgtgctcctcttcttctccaccgTCTTCATGTCCGCCTTCCTCAAGGAGTTCAAGACGAGTCGTTACTTCCCGACCAAG GTTCGAGCCATCATCAGCGACTTTGCCGTCTTCATCACCATCCTCACTATGGTTCTTGTAGATTATGCCCTGGGGATCCCCTCACCTAAATTACAGGTCCCCGACAAGTTCAGA CCAACCAGAGATGATCGTGGCTGGCTCATAAACCCTGTGGGGCCCAACCCCTGGTggaccaccatcatcaccttcatcccAGCTCTGCTCTGCACCATCCTCATTTTCATGGACCAGCAGATCACGGCCGTCATCATAAACAGGAAGGAGCACAAACTGAAG AAAGGCTGTGGCTATCACCTGGACCTGTTTGTGGTGGGGGTGATGCTGGGAGTGTGCTCTGTGATGGGCCTGCCGTGGTTCGTGGCAGCTACCGTGCTCTCCATCTCCCACGTGAACAGCCTGAAGCTGGAGTCTGAGTGCTCCGCCCCCGGGGAGCAGCCCAAGTTCCTGGGCATCCGAGAGCAGCGATTCACCGGCCTCATGATCTTCACGCTGATGGGCTGCTCCGTCTTCATGACCTCCGTGCTGAAG TTCATCCCCATGCCCGTGCTGTACGGGGTCTTTCTCTACATGGGGGCTTCCTCACTCAGAGGTATTCAG TTCTTTGACCGACTGAAGCTGTTCGGCATGCCGGCCAAACATCAGCCAGACTTCATCTACCTTCGCCACGTCCCTCTGAGGAAGGTACACCTCTTCACCATCGTCCAGCTCACCTGCTTGGCCCTGCTGTGGATCATCAAGACGTCCAAAGCTGCCATCGTCTTCCCCATGATG GTCCTGGCCCTGGTGTTCATCCGTAAAGTGTTGGACTTCATCTTCACCAAGAGAGAGCTGAGCTGGCTGGACGACCTGATGCCcgagtggaagaagaagaagttggaGGATGCGGCAGAagag GAGGAACACAGTATTATTGTAGAGGAGGAAGGCATTGTGCAATTGCCACTGGAGGGCCACTACAA GAGTGACCCAGCCACAGTGAACATCACTGACGAGATGTCCAAAGGTTCCTTCGGGAATGTATGGAAGAGCGTCAGCCCTGTGGAGAGCACCAAGAAGGAACCAAGCGCTAAGAG CTCCCCTTCCTAA